The Solanum lycopersicum chromosome 6, SLM_r2.1 genome has a window encoding:
- the LOC138349207 gene encoding uncharacterized protein — translation MVFGGDFHQILPVIPKGTRANILDASLNYSYLWPFFTIYELKQYMRHCCGRVSHSEAAEVTTLDKWLLQIGDGSFYSDVDNDLIKVPTDICIMPSNDPIGSIVDAVYPSLLQKYNDPTYLQVSRLASTSIIGAELINF, via the exons ATGGTATTTGGTGGTGATTTTCATCAAATACTACCGGTGATTCCAAAAGGAACACGAGCTAATATTTTAGATGCATCACTCAACTACTCATATTTGTGGCCATTTTTTACAATTTATGAGCTGAAACAATATATGCGGCATTGTTGTGGAAGAGTATCTCATTCTGAAGCCGCTGAAGTTACTACTTTGGACAAATGGTTGTTACAAATTGGGGATGGATCCTTTTATAGTGATGTTGACAATGACCTTATTAAAGTGCCTACTGATATATGTATAATGCCATCCAATGATCCAATCGGATCAATCGTCGACGCAGTTTACCCGTCCCTCTTGCAGAAGTACAATGACCCAACATATTTGCAA GTCTCTCGTCTTGCTAGCACTTCAATAATAGGAGCTGAATTGATCAATTTCTGA